The following are from one region of the Polaribacter marinaquae genome:
- the katG gene encoding catalase/peroxidase HPI — protein sequence MKNNPHANSQPHGDNFDLNESAANCPFLSGTTKQTSGQGVKNRDWWPNELKLNILRQNAAKSNPMGDDFDYAEAFKSLDYDAIKKDLKEFMTDSQDWWPADYGHYGGLMIRMAWHSAGTYRVGDGRGGAGAGNQRFAPINSWPDNGNLDKARLLLWPIKQKYGNKISWADLMILAGNCALESMGFPTFGFAGGREDVWEPEQDIYWGSETEWGANEERYDDGELEDPLAAVMMGWIYVNPEGPNGNPDPMGSAQNVRETFGRMAMNDEETVALVAGGHTFGKAHGAADPNKYVGKEPHGASIEEMSTGWKNSFGTGVLDDTITSGIEGAWTPNPTRWDADYFDVLLNYEWELTKSPAGAHQWKPTAASNAKMAPKAGDANGRQDLMMTTADIALKVDPKYLEISKKFHADHKAFEDAFARAWYKLTHRDLGPTSRYLGPEVPQEELLWQDPVPAVNYTLSDADIANLKVMIIDSGLTISQLVTTAWASASTFRGSDNRGGANGARIALEPQRSWEVNNPKELAKVLEALEGVKNKFEGEVSLADLIVLGGNVGLEKALKNAGYNETVAFIQGRGDATQEQTDVEQFGYLEPLADGFRNYIKKDLAIAAEDLLIDKANLLTLSVPELTVLVGGLRVLGANYDGSDYGVFTDNVGTLTNDFFKNILDFTYTWKATSEDDKYFEGSNRNTGEVKFKGTRADLIFGSNTELRAIAEVYGANDGQDRFVKDFIAAWTKVMNLDRFDVK from the coding sequence ATGAAAAACAATCCTCACGCTAATAGTCAACCACACGGAGATAATTTCGATTTAAATGAAAGTGCAGCTAATTGCCCTTTTTTAAGCGGAACTACAAAACAAACATCTGGTCAAGGTGTTAAAAACCGAGATTGGTGGCCAAACGAATTAAAATTAAATATTTTACGTCAAAACGCAGCAAAATCGAACCCAATGGGAGATGATTTTGATTATGCAGAAGCTTTTAAAAGTTTAGATTATGATGCTATCAAAAAAGATTTAAAAGAATTTATGACAGATTCTCAAGATTGGTGGCCTGCAGATTATGGACATTACGGAGGATTGATGATACGTATGGCGTGGCATAGTGCTGGTACATATAGAGTTGGTGACGGACGAGGAGGCGCAGGAGCAGGAAACCAACGTTTTGCACCAATTAACAGTTGGCCAGATAATGGTAACTTAGATAAAGCAAGATTGTTATTATGGCCAATTAAACAAAAATATGGTAACAAAATATCTTGGGCAGATTTAATGATTTTAGCAGGAAACTGTGCTTTAGAATCAATGGGATTTCCAACTTTTGGTTTTGCAGGAGGTCGAGAAGATGTTTGGGAACCTGAGCAAGATATTTATTGGGGAAGTGAAACCGAATGGGGAGCGAATGAGGAAAGATATGATGATGGCGAATTAGAAGATCCTTTAGCGGCAGTTATGATGGGTTGGATTTATGTAAATCCAGAAGGACCAAACGGAAATCCAGATCCGATGGGTTCTGCTCAAAATGTTAGAGAAACTTTTGGTAGAATGGCAATGAACGATGAAGAAACTGTTGCTTTAGTTGCTGGTGGACATACTTTTGGAAAAGCACACGGTGCTGCAGATCCTAATAAATATGTTGGTAAAGAACCTCATGGTGCTTCAATAGAAGAAATGAGTACAGGTTGGAAAAACAGTTTTGGTACCGGTGTTTTAGATGATACAATTACAAGTGGTATTGAAGGTGCTTGGACACCAAATCCTACTCGTTGGGATGCAGATTATTTTGATGTATTATTAAATTACGAATGGGAATTAACAAAAAGTCCTGCTGGCGCACATCAATGGAAACCAACCGCGGCTTCAAATGCTAAAATGGCACCAAAAGCTGGTGACGCAAATGGCAGACAAGATTTAATGATGACTACTGCTGATATTGCATTAAAAGTAGATCCTAAATATTTAGAAATTTCTAAAAAATTTCATGCAGATCATAAAGCATTCGAAGATGCATTTGCACGTGCTTGGTACAAATTAACTCATCGTGATTTAGGACCTACTTCTCGTTACTTAGGTCCAGAAGTTCCACAAGAAGAATTGTTATGGCAAGATCCAGTTCCTGCAGTAAACTATACATTAAGTGATGCTGATATTGCGAATTTAAAGGTTATGATAATTGATAGCGGTTTAACAATATCTCAATTAGTAACTACGGCTTGGGCTTCTGCTTCAACATTTAGAGGTTCAGATAATCGTGGTGGAGCAAATGGAGCGCGTATTGCTTTAGAACCGCAACGTAGTTGGGAAGTTAACAACCCAAAAGAATTGGCGAAAGTTCTAGAAGCTTTAGAAGGTGTGAAAAACAAGTTTGAAGGCGAAGTTTCTTTAGCTGATTTAATTGTTTTAGGAGGAAATGTTGGTCTAGAAAAAGCATTAAAAAATGCCGGTTATAATGAAACTGTTGCTTTTATTCAAGGTCGCGGCGATGCTACCCAAGAACAAACTGATGTTGAGCAATTTGGATATTTAGAGCCATTAGCTGATGGTTTTAGAAATTACATTAAAAAAGATTTAGCAATTGCTGCAGAAGATTTATTAATCGACAAAGCTAATTTATTAACACTTTCTGTACCAGAATTAACTGTTTTAGTTGGTGGATTAAGAGTTTTAGGAGCTAATTATGATGGTTCTGATTACGGAGTTTTTACAGACAATGTTGGGACTTTAACGAACGATTTCTTTAAAAATATTTTAGATTTTACTTACACGTGGAAAGCAACTTCTGAAGACGATAAATATTTTGAAGGAAGCAACAGAAATACCGGAGAAGTGAAATTTAAAGGTACGAGAGCTGATTTAATTTTTGGATCTAATACTGAACTTAGAGCAATTGCTGAAGTCTATGGTGCAAACGACGGTCAAGATCGTTTTGTAAAAGACTTTATTGCCGCTTGGACTAAAGTGATGAACTTAGACAGATTTGATGTAAAATAA
- a CDS encoding ankyrin repeat domain-containing protein: MNILNTFFNAIQSMNINMIKTLLRKFPNLANSKDKRGFSPLVFATYFDKKEIAETLLKHNANVNHQDAKGNTALLGVAFKGNVEIAELLLKNNANINMQNNQGYSALIFATLYNQEKMVEFLLNKNADFNLKDVEGKTALEHAKIKSFDAIITLLENKKSTCLQTI; this comes from the coding sequence ATGAATATTTTAAATACTTTTTTTAACGCTATTCAATCTATGAATATCAATATGATTAAAACTTTGTTAAGAAAATTTCCTAACCTAGCGAACTCAAAAGACAAAAGGGGTTTTAGTCCTTTAGTTTTTGCAACTTATTTTGATAAAAAAGAAATTGCAGAAACCTTACTTAAGCATAACGCAAATGTAAACCATCAAGATGCGAAAGGAAATACTGCTTTGTTAGGTGTAGCATTTAAAGGCAATGTAGAAATTGCAGAATTGCTACTTAAAAACAATGCAAATATTAACATGCAGAACAACCAAGGTTATTCAGCTTTAATTTTTGCAACACTTTACAATCAAGAAAAAATGGTTGAGTTTTTACTTAACAAAAATGCAGATTTCAACTTAAAAGATGTTGAAGGTAAAACTGCTTTAGAACATGCAAAAATTAAAAGCTTTGATGCGATTATTACGTTGTTAGAAAATAAAAAATCTACTTGTTTGCAAACAATTTAA
- a CDS encoding sigma-54-dependent transcriptional regulator, with protein sequence MSKILIIEDEAAIRRVLKKIISEENDAYNVEEAEDGLLGIEMIKNNDYDLVLCDIKMPKMDGVEVLEKAKKIKPEIPIVMISGHGDLDTAVNTMRLGAFDYISKPPDLNRLLNTVRNALDKKVLIVENKRLKKKVSKNYEMIGESDAISHIKEIIEKVAATDARVLITGPNGTGKELVAHWLHEKSDRVKAPMIEVNCAAIPSELIESELFGHVKGSFTGANKDRAGKFEAANGGTIFLDEIGDMSLSAQAKVLRALQENKIQRVGSDKDIKVNVRIVAATNKNLKEEIAQGRFREDLYHRLAVILIKVPALNDRREDIPLLVEFFANKISKEQGSTKKEFSKDAIALLQEYDWTGNIRELRNVVERLLILGEKEVSANDIKLFANK encoded by the coding sequence ATGAGCAAGATATTAATTATCGAAGACGAAGCAGCAATTAGAAGAGTTTTGAAAAAAATTATTTCTGAAGAAAATGATGCATATAATGTTGAAGAAGCAGAAGATGGTTTGTTGGGTATAGAGATGATAAAAAATAACGATTACGATTTGGTTTTATGCGATATTAAAATGCCTAAAATGGATGGTGTTGAGGTGTTAGAAAAAGCAAAAAAAATAAAACCAGAAATACCAATTGTGATGATTTCTGGTCACGGAGATCTTGATACCGCAGTAAATACAATGCGTTTAGGTGCTTTCGATTATATTTCTAAGCCGCCAGATTTAAACAGGTTGTTAAATACAGTTAGAAATGCTTTGGATAAAAAGGTTTTAATTGTCGAAAACAAAAGACTGAAGAAAAAAGTCAGCAAAAACTATGAAATGATAGGAGAAAGTGATGCGATTTCTCATATTAAAGAAATTATAGAAAAAGTTGCGGCAACAGATGCAAGAGTTTTAATAACTGGGCCAAACGGAACAGGAAAAGAATTGGTAGCACATTGGTTACACGAAAAATCAGATAGAGTTAAAGCGCCAATGATTGAAGTAAATTGTGCAGCAATACCTTCTGAGTTAATAGAAAGTGAATTATTTGGGCATGTAAAAGGATCTTTTACTGGAGCAAATAAAGATAGAGCTGGTAAGTTTGAAGCAGCAAATGGCGGAACCATATTTTTAGATGAGATAGGGGATATGAGCTTGTCTGCGCAAGCAAAAGTGTTAAGAGCTTTACAAGAAAATAAAATTCAAAGAGTTGGTTCTGATAAAGACATCAAAGTAAATGTAAGAATTGTTGCAGCTACTAATAAAAATTTAAAAGAAGAAATTGCACAAGGAAGATTTAGAGAAGATTTGTATCATAGATTGGCTGTAATTTTAATTAAAGTACCTGCTTTAAATGATAGAAGAGAAGATATACCTTTATTAGTAGAGTTTTTTGCTAATAAAATTTCTAAAGAACAAGGTTCAACTAAAAAAGAATTTTCTAAAGATGCTATTGCACTTTTACAAGAATATGATTGGACAGGAAATATAAGGGAACTTAGAAATGTTGTAGAAAGATTGTTGATTTTAGGAGAGAAAGAAGTGTCTGCAAACGATATTAAATTGTTTGCAAACAAGTAG